A region from the Inhella inkyongensis genome encodes:
- a CDS encoding glycogen/starch/alpha-glucan phosphorylase yields MSSTSSSIPRSQAALQKAFQAALAREMAQAQAQQLPLDAQAVLRAAALACRDVLAARWAQVQMADAARRLGQGVRRVHYLSMEFLMGRALHNALSALGLRDCLEQALAPLGLALGDVLEREPDAALGNGGLGRLAACFLDSFAELGLPSFGYGLRYEYGMFAQGIADGRQIERPDDWMRAGNPWEVVRPELRYLVRFGGRVVVEGGQRRWVGGEEVEALAFDFIVPAHHSARVSTLRQWQARSVNPIAFDAFCRGEHAQANQHRVAAEALNWVLYPDDSTEAGQMLRLKQEALLVSASLQDLIARHLREAGGLQGLGRANAIHLNDTHPALAPAELMRLLLDEHGLGWEEAWNLTRQAVSYTNHTLMPEALETWPLRMFEALLPRHLEIIYEINHRFLEGVRRQHPGDDALLRRVSLIDEGPGDFHSRGGERRVRMAALAVVASHRVNGVAQLHSDLCVQTIFADYARLFPDRFHNVTNGVTPRRWLAQANPALSSLLDETLGEGWRTDLSELKKLAKKAGQLKLQKAFQQVKRANKEKLAARIRMETGLVVSPDSLFDVQIKRIHEYKRQLLNILHVIARYQAIVANPAAAPDGMPWVPRTVVIAGKAASAYQMAKLIIQLAHDVGRVVNSDPRVGDKLKLVFLPNYGVSLAETIIPAADLSEQISTAGTEASGTGNMKFAMNGALTIGTWDGANIEMAEHMGVDEMFVFGLRTEGVAKIKALGYDPRLYIEESRALKAVMDAIGDGSFSGGDANRYRALLDNLQQRDGYLLMADFADYCATQARVDELFRDPAGWSQRAIKNVAGMGWFSSDRTIAEYVERVWSVESLG; encoded by the coding sequence ATGTCCTCCACTTCTTCTTCGATCCCGCGCTCGCAGGCGGCCCTGCAGAAGGCCTTTCAAGCGGCTTTGGCGCGCGAGATGGCGCAAGCGCAGGCCCAGCAGCTGCCATTGGATGCACAAGCCGTGCTGCGCGCGGCCGCCCTGGCTTGTCGGGATGTGCTGGCGGCTCGCTGGGCCCAGGTGCAGATGGCCGACGCGGCCCGCCGGCTCGGTCAGGGCGTGCGCCGAGTTCACTATTTGTCGATGGAGTTCTTGATGGGCCGGGCGCTGCACAACGCGCTCTCGGCCTTGGGGCTGCGCGACTGTCTTGAGCAAGCCTTGGCGCCGCTGGGGCTGGCGCTCGGCGACGTGCTGGAGCGCGAGCCCGACGCGGCGCTGGGCAATGGTGGCCTGGGTCGGCTGGCGGCTTGCTTCCTGGACTCATTTGCGGAACTCGGTCTGCCCAGTTTTGGCTATGGCCTGCGCTACGAATATGGCATGTTCGCCCAAGGGATTGCCGATGGGCGGCAGATCGAGCGTCCGGACGACTGGATGCGTGCCGGCAACCCATGGGAAGTGGTGCGGCCCGAGCTGCGCTACCTGGTTCGCTTCGGCGGCCGGGTGGTGGTGGAAGGGGGCCAGCGGCGCTGGGTGGGGGGGGAGGAAGTCGAGGCGCTGGCCTTTGATTTCATCGTGCCGGCCCACCACAGTGCGCGGGTCAGCACCTTGCGGCAGTGGCAGGCGCGCAGCGTCAACCCGATCGCGTTCGATGCCTTCTGCCGTGGCGAGCATGCCCAGGCCAACCAGCATCGGGTGGCCGCCGAGGCGCTGAATTGGGTGCTTTACCCCGACGACAGCACCGAGGCCGGTCAGATGCTGCGTCTGAAGCAGGAGGCGTTGTTGGTCAGTGCCTCCTTGCAGGACTTGATCGCCCGCCATCTGCGTGAGGCCGGTGGCCTGCAGGGCCTGGGCCGCGCCAACGCCATTCATCTGAATGACACCCATCCCGCTTTGGCACCTGCGGAGCTGATGCGCCTGCTGCTTGATGAGCACGGGCTGGGCTGGGAGGAAGCCTGGAACCTGACCCGCCAGGCGGTGAGCTACACCAACCACACCCTGATGCCCGAGGCGCTGGAGACCTGGCCGCTGCGCATGTTCGAGGCCCTGTTGCCCCGGCATCTCGAAATCATTTACGAGATCAACCATCGATTCCTGGAGGGCGTGCGTCGCCAGCATCCGGGTGACGATGCGCTGCTGCGCCGTGTTTCCCTGATTGACGAGGGGCCGGGTGACTTCCACTCGCGCGGCGGCGAGCGCCGCGTGCGCATGGCCGCGCTGGCCGTGGTGGCCTCGCACCGCGTCAACGGCGTGGCCCAGTTGCACTCGGACCTGTGCGTGCAGACCATCTTTGCCGACTACGCACGCCTGTTCCCGGATCGCTTTCACAACGTGACCAACGGCGTGACGCCGCGCCGTTGGCTGGCCCAGGCCAACCCGGCGCTCTCCAGCCTGCTGGACGAGACCCTGGGCGAGGGCTGGCGCACCGATCTGAGTGAGCTCAAAAAGCTGGCCAAGAAGGCCGGTCAGCTCAAGCTGCAAAAGGCTTTTCAGCAGGTCAAGCGCGCCAACAAGGAGAAGCTGGCCGCCCGCATCCGCATGGAAACCGGCCTGGTGGTCAGCCCGGACAGCCTGTTCGATGTGCAGATCAAGCGCATCCACGAATACAAGCGCCAGCTGCTGAACATCCTGCATGTGATCGCGCGCTACCAGGCCATCGTCGCCAACCCCGCTGCCGCACCGGACGGCATGCCGTGGGTGCCGCGCACCGTGGTGATCGCCGGCAAGGCCGCCTCGGCCTACCAGATGGCCAAGCTGATCATCCAGCTGGCGCACGATGTCGGCCGCGTCGTCAACAGCGATCCGCGCGTGGGCGACAAGCTCAAGCTCGTGTTCCTGCCGAACTACGGGGTGTCGCTCGCCGAGACCATCATCCCGGCCGCCGACCTTTCTGAGCAGATCTCCACCGCCGGCACCGAGGCCAGCGGCACCGGCAACATGAAGTTCGCCATGAATGGCGCGCTGACCATCGGCACCTGGGATGGCGCCAACATCGAGATGGCCGAGCACATGGGCGTGGACGAGATGTTCGTCTTCGGCCTGCGCACTGAAGGAGTGGCCAAGATCAAGGCCTTGGGCTATGACCCGCGCCTCTACATCGAAGAGAGCCGCGCGCTCAAGGCCGTGATGGATGCGATTGGCGATGGCAGCTTCAGCGGCGGTGACGCCAACCGCTATCGCGCCCTGCTGGACAACCTGCAGCAGCGCGACGGCTACCTGCTGATGGCCGACTTTGCCGACTACTGCGCCACCCAGGCGCGCGTGGATGAGCTGTTCCGTGACCCAGCTGGCTGGAGCCAGCGCGCGATCAAGAACGTCGCCGGCATGGGCTGGTTCTCGTCGGACCGCACCATCGCCGAGTACGTCGAACGCGTCTGGTCTGTTGAATCACTCGGCTGA
- the glgB gene encoding 1,4-alpha-glucan branching protein GlgB: protein MNHSAEPVLDAAQLQALQQARHGDPFAALGLHGDGQGGAWLRAFLPGARAVAAVVAGQTTELPRRPGTDLFEAHLPSRPATYRLRVDWADGSQTEHADAYAFGPCLSDAELARLRDGNEVRVHEILGAHPMQMQGVEGVRFAVWAPNAQRVSVVGSFNAWDGRRHPMRLRHDAGVWELFIPAVQRGDLYKFELVSREGVLLPLKADPYAFAAELRPAQASVVAGLPPKRSCPKAREAANRRDAPISVYEVHPASWRKFGNAPEGGFPTWDELAATLPAYAAGLGFTHLELLPISEHPFDGSWGYQTLGLFAPTRRFGSPEGFARFVQACHEQGLGLLLDWVPAHFPTDAFGLARFDGTALYEYADPKEGFHRDWNTLIYNFGRSEVRSFLASSAQYWVEHFGVDGLRVDAVASMLYRDYSRPYGEWVPNVDGGRENLEAISLLKHVNEQVSGAGAITVAEESTAFPGVSRPTTSGGLGFHFKWNMGWMNDTLRYMHTDPVHRRWNHSQMSFGLVYAFSENFHLPLSHDEVVHGKGSLLDKMPGDAWQSFANLRAYYGFMWGHPGKKLLFMGQEWGQRGEWNFETCLPWEQADEPAHAGVRRLVSDLNALYRREPALHRLDCEAEGFEWLVSDDAEQSVLAWLRHDGQGRLVMVICNLTPVPRQGYRIGCRGAAWREVLNTDSEHYGGSNLGNGSGPLSVEPIPAHGRSHSLALTLPPLATLFLVPC, encoded by the coding sequence TTGAATCACTCGGCTGAGCCCGTGTTGGACGCCGCCCAGCTCCAGGCTCTGCAACAGGCCCGCCACGGCGACCCCTTCGCCGCGCTGGGCCTGCATGGGGACGGCCAAGGCGGCGCCTGGCTGCGCGCCTTCCTGCCGGGTGCGCGGGCGGTTGCGGCGGTGGTGGCGGGCCAGACCACCGAGCTGCCGCGCCGCCCGGGCACGGACCTGTTCGAGGCCCATCTGCCCAGCCGGCCCGCGACTTACCGCCTGCGCGTGGACTGGGCCGATGGCAGCCAGACCGAGCACGCCGATGCCTACGCCTTTGGCCCTTGCTTGAGCGACGCCGAGCTGGCGCGGCTGCGCGACGGCAACGAGGTGCGCGTCCACGAGATCCTGGGCGCGCATCCGATGCAGATGCAGGGTGTGGAGGGCGTGCGCTTTGCCGTCTGGGCACCCAATGCGCAGCGCGTCTCCGTCGTTGGCAGCTTCAACGCCTGGGACGGCCGCCGCCACCCGATGCGACTGCGCCATGACGCCGGGGTGTGGGAGCTTTTCATCCCCGCCGTCCAGCGTGGCGATCTGTACAAGTTCGAGCTGGTCAGCCGCGAGGGCGTGCTGCTGCCGCTCAAGGCCGACCCTTACGCCTTTGCCGCGGAGCTGCGGCCGGCTCAGGCCTCGGTGGTGGCTGGGCTGCCCCCCAAGCGCAGTTGCCCCAAGGCGCGCGAGGCCGCGAACCGGCGCGACGCACCGATCTCGGTCTATGAGGTCCATCCGGCCAGCTGGCGAAAGTTTGGAAATGCGCCCGAAGGCGGCTTCCCCACCTGGGATGAACTGGCGGCCACTCTGCCGGCCTACGCCGCGGGCCTCGGTTTCACCCATCTGGAGCTGCTGCCCATCAGCGAGCACCCCTTCGACGGCTCCTGGGGCTATCAGACCCTGGGCCTGTTCGCGCCCACGCGTCGATTCGGCTCGCCGGAGGGCTTCGCCCGCTTCGTGCAGGCCTGCCACGAGCAGGGCCTGGGGCTGCTGCTCGACTGGGTGCCGGCCCACTTCCCGACCGATGCCTTCGGCCTGGCGCGCTTCGACGGCACCGCGCTCTACGAGTACGCCGATCCGAAGGAGGGCTTCCACCGCGACTGGAACACCCTGATCTACAACTTCGGGCGCTCTGAGGTGCGCAGCTTCCTGGCCAGCAGCGCGCAGTACTGGGTGGAGCACTTCGGCGTCGACGGTTTGCGCGTGGATGCGGTGGCCTCGATGCTCTACCGCGACTACTCCCGCCCCTACGGCGAGTGGGTGCCCAACGTTGATGGCGGGCGCGAGAACCTCGAAGCGATTTCCTTGCTCAAGCACGTGAACGAGCAGGTCAGCGGCGCCGGTGCCATCACCGTGGCCGAAGAGTCGACCGCCTTCCCCGGCGTCAGCCGCCCCACCACCAGCGGCGGCCTGGGCTTCCACTTCAAGTGGAATATGGGCTGGATGAACGACACCCTACGCTATATGCACACCGACCCCGTGCACCGGCGCTGGAACCACAGCCAGATGAGCTTCGGCCTGGTCTACGCCTTTAGCGAAAACTTCCATCTGCCGCTCAGCCACGACGAGGTGGTGCACGGCAAGGGCTCGCTGCTGGACAAGATGCCGGGCGATGCTTGGCAAAGCTTCGCCAATTTGCGTGCCTACTACGGCTTCATGTGGGGTCACCCCGGCAAGAAGCTGCTCTTCATGGGCCAGGAATGGGGTCAGCGCGGCGAGTGGAATTTCGAAACCTGCTTGCCCTGGGAGCAGGCCGACGAGCCTGCGCATGCGGGTGTGCGGCGCCTGGTCAGTGATCTGAATGCGCTTTATCGCCGCGAGCCGGCCCTGCACCGGCTGGACTGCGAGGCCGAGGGTTTCGAGTGGCTGGTGAGTGACGACGCCGAGCAATCCGTGTTGGCCTGGCTGCGCCACGACGGCCAGGGCCGATTGGTGATGGTGATCTGCAACCTCACGCCGGTGCCGCGCCAGGGCTACCGCATCGGCTGCCGCGGCGCGGCCTGGCGCGAGGTGCTGAACACCGACAGCGAACATTACGGCGGCAGCAACCTCGGCAATGGCTCGGGGCCGCTGTCGGTCGAGCCCATTCCGGCGCACGGACGCAGCCACAGCCTGGCGCTGACCCTGCCTCCGCTCGCCACCCTGTTTCTGGTGCCCTGCTGA
- the glgX gene encoding glycogen debranching protein GlgX, with the protein MKLPDSMQAGRAAPLGSTARDGGVNFAVFSEHATAIEVCLFDSGGQRELRRYALHGPEDGIWHGFLPGVGAGLVYGLRAHGPHAPERGHRFNPHKLLLDPYAREIEGRFGWRAEHHGYVLGDPEGPRSLDTRDNALHALKARVAASLDGPDPRTNAPRHPTEALVIYEAHVKGFTQQLAALPKALRGTYAGLAHPAAIAHLQRLGITAIELLPIHYTIDEPHLADKGLPNYWGYNSLGFFCPDPRWALAKDPTAIRAEFRAMVHALHEAGIEVLLDVVYNHTPEGNEFGPTLHLRGLDNRSYYHLQADDLSRNENLTGCGNTLNCAHPRVAQLVLDSLRCWVQEMGVDGFRFDLAPVLGRAPHSYHANAAFFTALRQDPVLAEVHLIAEPWDAGANGYQLGHFPGRFLEWNDKYRDAVRGYWLGTGVSRGEFARRLAASSDVFHHGGRLPTASVNFVSCHDGFTLNDVLSYSRKHNHANGEDNRDGRDNELCANLGAEGPSEDLGIRDARERLRRAMLATLAFSQGTPMLNAGDELANSQGGNNNAYCQDNPTTWLDWAQAPQDLIDFVGRCFALRAQEPLLRHPLWFSGPGAGQAHLHWLRPDGHAMEASDWQAGGQQAFACTLYAFACTLHAQPGTQQGLLLIFNPEPQATRFVLPAGPWTLLLDSSGNLKHAAPEFDAPARSLLLLKKA; encoded by the coding sequence ATGAAGCTTCCAGATTCGATGCAAGCAGGTCGGGCGGCCCCGCTCGGCAGTACCGCTCGCGATGGCGGTGTGAACTTCGCGGTCTTTTCCGAGCACGCCACGGCCATCGAGGTCTGCCTGTTCGATTCCGGCGGCCAACGTGAGCTGCGCCGCTACGCACTGCATGGCCCTGAGGACGGCATCTGGCACGGCTTTCTGCCGGGCGTCGGCGCGGGACTGGTCTACGGACTGCGTGCGCATGGCCCGCACGCGCCCGAGCGTGGCCACCGCTTCAACCCGCACAAGCTGCTGCTCGACCCCTATGCGCGCGAGATCGAGGGTCGCTTCGGCTGGCGCGCCGAGCACCATGGCTATGTGCTCGGCGACCCCGAGGGCCCGCGCAGCCTGGACACGCGCGACAACGCACTGCATGCCCTGAAGGCCCGCGTCGCCGCGTCGTTGGATGGCCCGGATCCGCGCACCAACGCCCCCCGTCACCCCACCGAAGCCCTGGTGATCTACGAGGCCCATGTCAAGGGCTTCACCCAGCAACTGGCCGCGCTGCCCAAGGCGCTGCGCGGCACTTACGCCGGTTTGGCGCACCCGGCGGCCATCGCGCACCTGCAGCGTCTGGGCATCACCGCCATCGAGCTGCTGCCCATCCACTACACGATCGACGAGCCGCATCTGGCCGACAAAGGGCTGCCCAACTATTGGGGCTACAACTCGCTCGGCTTCTTCTGCCCCGACCCACGCTGGGCGCTTGCGAAGGACCCGACCGCCATCCGTGCCGAGTTTCGCGCCATGGTGCATGCGCTGCACGAGGCCGGCATCGAGGTGCTGCTGGACGTGGTCTACAACCACACCCCCGAGGGCAATGAGTTTGGCCCCACGCTGCACTTGCGCGGCCTGGACAACCGCAGCTACTACCACCTGCAGGCCGATGACCTGAGCCGCAACGAAAACCTGACCGGCTGCGGCAACACCCTGAACTGCGCCCACCCGCGCGTGGCCCAGCTGGTGCTCGATTCCTTGCGCTGCTGGGTGCAGGAAATGGGCGTGGACGGCTTCCGCTTTGACCTGGCCCCGGTGCTGGGCCGGGCCCCGCACAGCTACCACGCCAACGCCGCCTTCTTCACCGCGCTGCGCCAAGACCCCGTGCTGGCCGAGGTGCATCTGATCGCCGAGCCCTGGGACGCCGGCGCCAACGGCTACCAGCTCGGCCATTTCCCGGGCCGCTTCCTGGAGTGGAACGACAAGTACCGCGACGCCGTGCGCGGGTATTGGTTGGGAACGGGTGTGAGCCGTGGCGAGTTCGCACGCCGTCTGGCGGCCTCTAGTGACGTCTTCCACCATGGCGGCCGCCTGCCCACGGCCAGCGTCAACTTTGTCAGCTGCCACGACGGCTTCACGCTCAACGATGTGCTGAGCTACAGCCGCAAGCACAACCACGCCAATGGCGAGGACAACCGCGACGGGCGTGACAACGAGCTGTGCGCCAACCTGGGGGCCGAGGGGCCGAGCGAGGACCTGGGCATTCGCGACGCGCGCGAGCGCCTGCGCCGCGCCATGCTGGCCACGCTGGCGTTCTCGCAGGGCACGCCGATGCTCAATGCCGGTGACGAGCTGGCCAACAGCCAGGGCGGCAACAACAACGCCTACTGCCAGGACAACCCCACCACCTGGCTGGACTGGGCCCAGGCCCCGCAAGACCTGATCGACTTCGTCGGCCGCTGCTTTGCGCTGCGCGCCCAAGAACCCCTGCTGCGCCACCCGCTGTGGTTCAGCGGCCCCGGCGCGGGCCAGGCCCATCTGCACTGGCTGCGCCCCGACGGCCACGCCATGGAGGCCAGCGATTGGCAAGCCGGTGGCCAGCAGGCCTTTGCCTGCACCCTGTACGCCTTTGCCTGCACCCTGCACGCCCAGCCCGGCACCCAGCAGGGCCTGCTGTTGATCTTCAACCCCGAGCCCCAGGCCACGCGCTTTGTGCTGCCGGCGGGGCCCTGGACCCTGTTGCTCGATTCGAGCGGCAACCTCAAACACGCCGCGCCCGAATTCGACGCGCCGGCCCGCTCCCTGCTGCTTTTGAAGAAAGCCTGA
- the malQ gene encoding 4-alpha-glucanotransferase → MDLNQRASGVLLHITCLPGPHGIGDLGPAALHFVDWLESAGQRIWQLLPTTPIGPGDSPYQSVSAFAGSPLMVALEPLIEAGWLAQPQLPHFDPLKVDFAQVVPWRMQQLRAAAAGFFAKATVAQKQAYADWAQSQASWLLDYSLFMALESAHGGKCWWDWAPELRGRKRAALTKARKEHADEIAFWCFVQWQFDVQLAAVKAYANGKGISIMGDLPIFIAHHSADCWAAPEFYYLDDHFQPTVVAGVPPDALSAEGQRWGNPLYRWDKMHQDGYRWWAERVRRALAQADVFRIDHFRGFAGYYEIPASCPTAKEGQWVPGPGKALFDAIEKALGPLPIVAEDLGLITPDVVALRQGCGFPGMKILQFGFGADGQHEFLPQMFERASVVYTGTHDNDTVQGWWAQAPAREREFAACYLACGGHDVHWAMIRAAANSVANLAIYPLQDVLGLGSAHRMNTPGTLGAHNWSWRFDWTMVGPEPGRVLGLITAASGRGPLNLLRLPG, encoded by the coding sequence ATGGATCTGAACCAACGCGCCAGCGGTGTGCTGCTGCACATCACCTGCTTGCCCGGCCCGCACGGCATCGGCGACCTCGGCCCCGCCGCCCTGCATTTCGTCGACTGGCTGGAGAGTGCCGGCCAGCGCATCTGGCAGCTGCTGCCCACCACCCCCATCGGTCCGGGCGATTCGCCCTATCAGTCGGTGTCGGCCTTTGCGGGCAGCCCGCTGATGGTGGCGCTGGAGCCACTGATCGAGGCCGGCTGGCTGGCCCAGCCGCAGTTGCCGCACTTTGATCCGCTCAAGGTCGACTTCGCCCAGGTGGTGCCCTGGCGCATGCAGCAGCTGCGCGCTGCGGCCGCCGGCTTCTTTGCCAAGGCCACCGTCGCCCAGAAGCAGGCCTACGCCGATTGGGCGCAGTCCCAGGCCAGCTGGCTGCTTGATTACAGCCTCTTCATGGCGCTGGAGTCCGCCCACGGCGGCAAGTGCTGGTGGGACTGGGCGCCCGAGCTGCGCGGCCGCAAGAGGGCCGCCCTCACGAAGGCGCGCAAGGAGCATGCCGACGAGATCGCCTTCTGGTGCTTTGTGCAGTGGCAGTTCGACGTGCAGCTCGCCGCCGTCAAGGCCTACGCCAATGGCAAGGGCATCTCGATCATGGGCGACCTGCCCATCTTCATCGCCCACCACAGCGCCGACTGCTGGGCCGCGCCCGAGTTCTATTACTTGGACGACCACTTCCAACCCACGGTGGTGGCCGGCGTGCCGCCGGACGCCCTGAGTGCCGAGGGTCAGCGCTGGGGCAACCCGCTCTACCGCTGGGACAAGATGCACCAGGATGGTTACCGCTGGTGGGCCGAGCGCGTGCGCCGGGCGCTGGCGCAGGCCGATGTGTTTCGCATCGATCACTTTCGCGGCTTTGCCGGCTATTACGAGATCCCCGCGAGCTGCCCCACGGCCAAAGAAGGCCAGTGGGTGCCTGGGCCAGGCAAGGCTCTGTTCGATGCCATTGAGAAGGCCCTGGGTCCGCTACCCATCGTGGCCGAGGACCTCGGGCTCATCACGCCCGATGTGGTCGCGCTGCGCCAGGGCTGCGGCTTCCCGGGTATGAAGATCCTGCAGTTCGGCTTTGGTGCCGACGGTCAGCATGAGTTTCTGCCGCAGATGTTTGAACGCGCGAGCGTGGTTTACACCGGCACCCATGACAACGACACCGTGCAGGGCTGGTGGGCGCAGGCACCGGCGCGTGAGCGCGAATTTGCGGCCTGTTATCTGGCCTGCGGGGGGCACGACGTGCATTGGGCCATGATCCGTGCAGCCGCCAACTCGGTGGCCAATCTGGCCATCTATCCCTTGCAGGATGTGCTGGGTTTGGGTTCGGCGCACCGCATGAACACGCCGGGCACGCTGGGGGCGCACAACTGGAGTTGGCGCTTCGATTGGACGATGGTGGGGCCGGAGCCGGGGCGGGTGCTGGGTCTGATCACGGCGGCCAGCGGCCGGGGCCCCCTCAATCTGCTGCGCCTGCCGGGCTGA
- a CDS encoding sensor histidine kinase, which translates to MRDPHSSLPIDLQPWTQAPGLLAVVDARSGALLQANAAAERLVAGLSAWTRASALTRLIGDHARCAEAQAYVQSGRDWTHTALLHGEEGPRWHQLRLHPLEPAGERSQRALLSGHDVHELVEARAELERQLAQAQLRNQAQADLASHLSHEMRTPLAGVISLTELVLGSELDERQRRLLDLALQSGRGLLDLLNHSLDLARLEAGAIELEREPFALHDCLREALQPLLPQAHAKGLKLAARVQPGVPNQLVGDALRLRQIIVNLAGNAIKFTSKGEVRIDIQRAEWPELMVLPGAPLRLAVSVTDTGPGMSRDQIASLFRPYVQADVTIARRFGGTGLGLSIAQRLVGLMGGGRIQVESEPGVGSCFRFEFEAQRASQPAAASPAN; encoded by the coding sequence ATGCGCGATCCCCACTCCTCTCTGCCCATCGACCTTCAGCCCTGGACCCAGGCTCCAGGACTGCTGGCTGTGGTGGACGCCCGCAGCGGCGCTTTGCTGCAGGCCAACGCGGCGGCTGAGCGGCTGGTGGCGGGCTTAAGCGCCTGGACCCGTGCCAGCGCCCTCACCCGGCTGATTGGCGACCACGCCCGCTGTGCCGAGGCCCAGGCCTATGTGCAAAGCGGTCGAGATTGGACCCACACCGCCTTGCTGCACGGCGAAGAAGGCCCGCGCTGGCATCAGCTGCGCCTGCACCCCTTGGAGCCCGCGGGTGAGCGCAGCCAGCGCGCCCTGCTCAGCGGCCACGATGTGCACGAGCTGGTGGAAGCGCGCGCCGAATTGGAGCGGCAACTGGCCCAGGCCCAGTTGCGCAACCAGGCGCAAGCCGACCTGGCCTCCCACCTCAGCCACGAAATGCGCACCCCGCTGGCCGGGGTGATCAGCCTGACCGAGCTGGTGCTGGGCAGCGAGCTGGACGAACGCCAGCGCCGCTTGCTGGATCTGGCCCTTCAGTCTGGCCGGGGTCTGCTGGATCTACTCAATCACAGCTTGGACCTGGCCCGCCTGGAAGCCGGCGCCATCGAGCTGGAGCGCGAGCCCTTCGCGCTGCACGACTGCCTGCGCGAAGCCCTGCAGCCACTGCTGCCGCAGGCTCACGCCAAGGGGCTCAAACTGGCCGCGCGAGTACAGCCAGGCGTGCCCAATCAGTTGGTGGGCGATGCTTTGCGGCTGCGACAAATCATCGTCAACCTGGCCGGCAATGCGATCAAGTTCACCAGCAAGGGCGAGGTGCGCATCGACATCCAGCGCGCCGAATGGCCCGAGCTGATGGTGCTGCCCGGCGCCCCGCTGCGGCTGGCGGTGTCTGTCACCGACACCGGCCCTGGCATGAGCCGCGATCAGATTGCCAGCCTCTTCCGCCCCTATGTGCAGGCCGATGTGACGATTGCGCGTCGCTTCGGCGGCACGGGGCTGGGACTGTCCATTGCCCAGCGCCTGGTGGGTTTGATGGGCGGCGGCCGCATTCAGGTGGAAAGTGAACCCGGCGTGGGCAGCTGCTTCCGCTTCGAGTTCGAGGCCCAGCGGGCCAGCCAACCGGCGGCGGCCAGCCCGGCGAACTGA
- the lspA gene encoding signal peptidase II has product MKAAAPNWWRWLLLAAIVLVLDQYTKLLILDAFQLHEGKRVTSYFNLVRAHNTGAAFSFLAGAGGWQRWFFTALAATATVVITVMLRRHGSQTLFACALALILGGAIGNGVDRLWHGYVVDFLQFHWGGWAFPSFNIADSAITLGAIGLILDELRRVRATK; this is encoded by the coding sequence ATGAAGGCCGCAGCCCCGAACTGGTGGCGCTGGCTCTTGCTGGCGGCCATCGTGCTGGTGCTGGACCAGTACACCAAGCTCCTGATCCTGGACGCCTTCCAGCTCCATGAGGGCAAGCGCGTCACCAGCTACTTCAACCTGGTGCGGGCCCACAACACCGGCGCCGCCTTCAGCTTCCTGGCGGGGGCCGGGGGTTGGCAGCGCTGGTTCTTCACCGCGCTGGCGGCCACGGCCACGGTGGTCATCACGGTCATGCTGCGCCGGCATGGCAGCCAGACCCTGTTCGCCTGCGCTTTGGCACTGATCCTGGGGGGTGCCATCGGCAACGGCGTGGACCGCCTGTGGCATGGCTATGTGGTGGACTTCCTGCAGTTCCACTGGGGCGGCTGGGCCTTCCCCTCATTCAACATTGCAGACAGCGCCATCACCTTGGGCGCCATCGGGTTGATCCTGGACGAATTGCGCCGCGTGCGGGCCACAAAATAG